The Terriglobia bacterium genome segment TCTCTGATATTTGGCGCAGGACCTCCGGGTCGCGGCCGTTGTCGCCGAGCGCGCGGACGATGGTGGCGCGCATGCTCTTGACGTCGTCGCTGTCGCCCAGATTCGCCTTCCAGCCAATCTCATTGAGCATCGGCCGGAACTGATTGCGGACCCACGCGCGGAAAGCGTTTTGGTCGGCGGACTCCACCAGGTTGTCAGACATGAACGCCACGCGCTCCGCGATCTGTTGCACCACTTGTCGCGTGTGGTCGTTGCGCATGCCCTGCGCAAGACTCAGGTATTGTGCGATCGGATGCTGCCCGGCGCGTGCCAGCGCCCACTCGTCATTGAGCAACGACACTCGCTCCTGCGGCGTCAATGCCTGCTCGGCAACGTCGGCCAGCTTTGCCGTCAATGCCGGGCTGTACGCCGACCAGTAATATCCGCGGCCGCCGGCATTCACGAATGCCCAAGGCGAGCACCCATTCACTTTGAACGCCTGCTGCTTCTGGGTCATCAACTCGCAGCGCGGCGCCTGCGCGCCCGCCGTCTTGATGCATACCGGAATCTGCCACAACTCGGGACTCCCGGCTTTCAGCAGTTCCGGATCGTTGAAGAACCGCGCCTGCGAGAGTTCGACCGTAGTCTGGTTCCCGGTGCATTGCGCCTGCACGCTCACCATGGGCGCGCCCGCCTGCTCCACCCACGTCGGCATCACCTTGTCCACCGGCTTGCCGGAAGCCTTCGCCATCGCATTCCAAAAATCGGCGGCGCTGGTGTTACCGTAAGCATGCTTCTCAAGATAGGAATTCACGCCTCTGCGAAACGGTTCCTCGCCCAGCCAGCTTTCCAGCATGCGCAGCACCGCCGCGGTTTTTCCGTACGCGATGCCGTCGAACAGCGTCCCGATCTGCGCCGGCGTATTGGACTCGCTGCCGCTCACGTGAATCGGGCGCGTGGATTTCAGCGCGTCCACCGCTAGCGGCCCCTGTGCCGGCCAGATATTCCATTCCGGCTTCCACGCCGCCAGCGGCTTGTTCGTCATCCACGTCGCAAAGCCTTCGTTGAGCCAGATGTCGTCCCACCATTGCATGGTCACCAGGTCGCCGAACCACATGTGCGCGATCTCGTGCGCGGTTACCGCGGCAACGCCTTTGCGGTCATTCACGCTGGCGCTCCGCTCATCCAGCAGCAGCGCCTCCTCGCGATACGTAATGTCGCCGGTGTTTTCCATCGCGCCCGCGCCGAAGTCGGGCAGCGCCACCAGATCGAGCTTTTGGAACGGATACTTGATCCCGTAGTACTGGTCGTAGAACTTCAGGATGTGCTCCGCCGATTCGAGCGCGAACTTGCCCAACTCCTTCTTGTCCGGCGTGGCGCAGACGCGAATCGGGACCCCGTCGGCGCCGCCTTCCAGGCACTGGAAGTCGCCCACTTCCAGCGCCACCAGGTAGGTGGACATCTTCGGAGTGGTGGCGAATTTCAGCGTGTGCTTGCCCTCGCCCGGACCCGGCGTATCGGCAACAATTTTGCTGTTGGAAATCGCCGTGTCGCCCTTGTCCACCACGACGCTGAGATCGAAAGTCGCCTTCATCGCCGGCTCGTCAAAGCACGGAAACGCCCGCCGCGCATCCGTGGCTTCAAACTGCGTGACGGCGTAATTGCGCCGCTTGGTCTTGCTCAGGTAAAAGCCTCTGAGCTGATCGTTCAGCGTGCCGGCGAACTTGATACGAATCGTCGCCGCACCGGCCGGCACCGCGTTGCTCAGCGCCAGTGTCGCCATCTCCGACTTTTCATCGGCGGTCACCTTCGCCGTCTGCGTCGCCGAGCCCGAGGTGACAGTCACGTCTCCGAACTTGATCTCGGCCGCATTCAGCACGATGTTCGACGTCGGCTTCAGCACTCGGACCTCGATCGTCTCCTCGCCCTCGAACGTCGCGCCCTTCAGGTCCGGCGCCAGCGTGATCTGGTAATGGCTCGGAACCACGTCGCCGGGCAGTCTTTGTGCGTTTCCCACGCCCACGATAAACAGCAACACTGCAACCACACTCAGCAACCGCTTCATTTCGCCTCCGGGAAAGATCCACCTCAAAAGAGTGCTGTAAACAGGAATAGACGGCCCCGCTGCGCGGGCGTTAGCTGCGCATGATTGTTGATACGATGTACCCCGGTTAAAGTTCCCCGATGTGGCCCTGCATCACCGTCATCCCACACAAGTTCGACCCGAACCAGTACGCGATCTCGCGATAATCCCGGACTCCGAACACCGCCAGGTCCGCATCTTTACCGGCCTCCACGCTTCCCTTGCGGTCCGCCAGGCGGAGCGCGTGCGCGCCGTTGATGGTCGCCGCCGCGATCGCCTCGGCTGGTGTCATCTTCATCTGCGTGCACGCCAGCGAGAGCACGAATTGCATGTTGCTCGTCGGCGAACTGCCGGGGTTGTAATCCGTCGCCACCGCCACCGGCACGCCCGCATCAATCAGCTTTCGCGCCGGCGGGTAGCCGTCCACGCCGAGGAAATAATTCGCGCCCGGCACCAGCGTCGCCACCGTATCGCGCTTTGCCAGTTCCTTGATGTCGCTGTCCGACACATGATCCATGTGGTCGAGCGATGCCGGTTCAACCGTATTCACCAGCGACGGCAGAAACCCCTCGGCGGGTGCTGACAACTGGCCGACGTGCGCGCGCGTGTCCAGCCCGTTCTCCAGCGCCGCTTTGAAAATCAAGGCAGCTTCCGTTTCCGTGAATGCGCCGCGCTCGATAAATACGTCCACGAAACGCGCCAGCTGTCGCCGCGCCGCCTGCGGGATCATCTCTTCGCAAACCGCGCGCACATATTCCTCGCGGCGGTCGAGATACTCACGCGGGACCACGTGCGCTCCCAGCAGCGTCGGCGCCACCGTCCCCGGCCATTGCCGCGCCGCCTCGCGGATCGCTTCCAGCGACTTCATTTCCGCCGCGAAGCTCAGCCCGTACCCTGACTTCGCTTCCACCGTGGTGGTGCCCTGCGCTGCCATCTCCTTCAGCGCCGACAGGATCTTCTCCGCCAGCGCCGCCCGGCCCGATTTCCGGACGCCCTCCGCGCTGGAACGAATCCCGCCGCCCGCCTCGGCGATCTGCTCATAGGTCGCGCCGCCGATGCGTTTTTCGAAATCCACCAGCCGCGGCGCCGCGAATGCCGGATGAGTGTGCGAATCCACGAACCCCGGCAGCACCACGCCCCCGCGGCAATCAATCTCTTCAATCTTTTTCTTGTGGGATTTCAGCCAGGAATCGCGTTGCGCATCGCGCCGCTTGCCGACCGAAACAATTTTCCCGCCGTGGCAGAGCACCGCGGCGTCTTCCAGCAATCCAACTTCGCCCAGCTCGCGCCCGCGCCGCGGTCCCGGCGGCCCTTGCATTGTGAGGA includes the following:
- a CDS encoding M1 family metallopeptidase — its product is MKRLLSVVAVLLFIVGVGNAQRLPGDVVPSHYQITLAPDLKGATFEGEETIEVRVLKPTSNIVLNAAEIKFGDVTVTSGSATQTAKVTADEKSEMATLALSNAVPAGAATIRIKFAGTLNDQLRGFYLSKTKRRNYAVTQFEATDARRAFPCFDEPAMKATFDLSVVVDKGDTAISNSKIVADTPGPGEGKHTLKFATTPKMSTYLVALEVGDFQCLEGGADGVPIRVCATPDKKELGKFALESAEHILKFYDQYYGIKYPFQKLDLVALPDFGAGAMENTGDITYREEALLLDERSASVNDRKGVAAVTAHEIAHMWFGDLVTMQWWDDIWLNEGFATWMTNKPLAAWKPEWNIWPAQGPLAVDALKSTRPIHVSGSESNTPAQIGTLFDGIAYGKTAAVLRMLESWLGEEPFRRGVNSYLEKHAYGNTSAADFWNAMAKASGKPVDKVMPTWVEQAGAPMVSVQAQCTGNQTTVELSQARFFNDPELLKAGSPELWQIPVCIKTAGAQAPRCELMTQKQQAFKVNGCSPWAFVNAGGRGYYWSAYSPALTAKLADVAEQALTPQERVSLLNDEWALARAGQHPIAQYLSLAQGMRNDHTRQVVQQIAERVAFMSDNLVESADQNAFRAWVRNQFRPMLNEIGWKANLGDSDDVKSMRATIVRALGDNGRDPEVLRQISETAQQYMKNPASVDPNLGGLAVELAALNGDAKLYEEYAQRMSQAKTPQELYTYMEALARFPQPELAQRTLDMMMSPETKAQDMFRGFFGLFENPETRDLAWTYYKTHWPEIQKKVGASLGFGFGGLAGVFCSEQAKQDVQQWFAQHPDPGGPRALRQGLERLDTCVRIRNTQGPNLASWLKGHAGAAAQ
- the hutI gene encoding imidazolonepropionase, giving the protein MPALLLTNIGQLLTMQGPPGPRRGRELGEVGLLEDAAVLCHGGKIVSVGKRRDAQRDSWLKSHKKKIEEIDCRGGVVLPGFVDSHTHPAFAAPRLVDFEKRIGGATYEQIAEAGGGIRSSAEGVRKSGRAALAEKILSALKEMAAQGTTTVEAKSGYGLSFAAEMKSLEAIREAARQWPGTVAPTLLGAHVVPREYLDRREEYVRAVCEEMIPQAARRQLARFVDVFIERGAFTETEAALIFKAALENGLDTRAHVGQLSAPAEGFLPSLVNTVEPASLDHMDHVSDSDIKELAKRDTVATLVPGANYFLGVDGYPPARKLIDAGVPVAVATDYNPGSSPTSNMQFVLSLACTQMKMTPAEAIAAATINGAHALRLADRKGSVEAGKDADLAVFGVRDYREIAYWFGSNLCGMTVMQGHIGEL